Part of the Panicum virgatum strain AP13 chromosome 4N, P.virgatum_v5, whole genome shotgun sequence genome is shown below.
AAATTGAGATTATTACCAAATTGGGGCTTCAGATTAAACTGAGAAATTAGAAGGTTCTGTTTATATCCGCTTTCTCTCGGCTATGTTTACATTATAAACTATAAGCAGAGATTTACTCGCTTATCGTTTTTCGCATCTCCTAGTTCGAATATCTGAAACGGCTTATCACAACCGAAAATAAGAGGTGCGTTTAGTGGAATTATTGTTTATTTTCACTGATAAGTTGATTATAATGGAAAATAAACAGAGTCACGACAAGAATAAGTTCATAAATTAGATATAGACATAGATAACAACTACTAGCTAGGAAGGGGATCGAACGCCCGAACCCGAAGGCAAAATATAGCCATATATTACACAAAATAGAGTTTGGTCTGAATTCAATCTAGTCCATGCCTTCATTGGCGTTTCCATAGCTCAGAGACACGCTGATGCTGCACGTCAGTTGCCAATTCTGCTGCCAATTCCGCCGGTACCGGAAATTCAGCTCGGCGTTGCGATTCCAGGGATCCAAGCGGACCTGCTGCTCCCCCGAGGAGCTCCCGTCAGCACCGGTCGCCGCACCAGGCGGCAACCGCGGGGGATCCTGCTTCTTCTTCGGTTCCAGCGTGGAGTGGAACGCCCAGGTGAGAACGTTTTCCAGCTTGATCGGGTCGCCGGCGATCGTCGAGGCGAACCCGACGGCCGCCTCCCTGGGCATGCGTCCCCGGTCAATTTTCCTCACGCACAGGCAGGACCGGTCGCCGACCCGGATGTTGGCCTTGAGCAGCTCCTCCTCGCTGTCGTAGTGGACGTGGGCGCACACGACCGGGTCACTGCCGAGGCTGGGTCCGTCCATCATCGCCGGGCAGTTGCTGTCGAGCCCAACCTCTATCTTCCTCGTGTCATCGCGATTCCAGGGGTAGGGCACCAGGAACAGGAACAGACCGGTGCGGACGCCATTGGAGCTACCTGCCTCACCACGGTTGATCCTGACGCACAGCGTCATCTTGAAGctggcgacctcgccggtggcCGGGCCCCGGAGCAGCGCCGGCCGCGCGTACATGAGCCCGTCGATCCTCGAGCAGTCGCAGGTGCTGGGCACGAAGTTCTTCTTCTTATTGCGGCGGAGCACCACCTTCTCCTGGTGGCCTGTGTACACGTCGCGTTCGCGGGCTCCATGGGAGCTGAGGTTTCTTGGGCTGGTCTGGTGGAAGAGTACTTCCTGTGGGTCGTAGCCCCACCGTGAGAAGTGGACGTCGAAGGAGAGGAGGGACGAAGAGGCGACGCTAGGCACAACAATGGACGAGATCGAGATGCAGAGCAACAGGAGCATGGGGAACAGCCGGCGGTGGCTCTTAGCCATTGCAGCCAACTCTGGCGAGCTCGTTGCTTCTGCTTTCGATCTGCTCAGTGGCAAGTCATTCCCTCCGGGTACGAGGGTGATTTATACACAAAAGAAACCGCAGTGCCATGCCCCGGATCAGCCTCACAATTTCGCCGAAGTTCCCCGCAGGAGCGTAAAGTCCAGAGGTCACTCTCCATCAAAATTTTGATGGGCGCACTGGCGCTCCGGTCACCACAGTCCACGAAATCAGTCTTGGGAGCGCGTGAACTTGAGTCGAGTGGACACGCTTCTTACGTGTAGACCACTACTACTTCACAATGAACAAGGAGCCACTCACACTCCATCGACAAAATTCTGATAAGAAATGTTTTGTCATATACTCATATAAGCTGAGTTTTTCCTctatttttagagatgagttcAGAGAGAGAAGGTTCTATAGAAGGTAAGTAATAACGTGATGCACGTTCAGATCCAATATGAACATCTAATAAAATGGATAAAATATCAGACAAGGGGTAAGCGGAACGGAAAGGATTTTGCTTGAGATGGTAAATATATGGAAGTTTTTATCCCCGACAGTTTCCTAATACAATTAACACTAACAATTTATATTTATACCACCAACAAAGATGATGTCAACATTATCTAGGAGTAAATCTTGATTTAATGCACTCAAGCAATAAGCAAGTCTTCTAGTGTATAGGAGATTCATCTATCTACTAATACACACTAAAAATCTGGTCTAGAGCATTTTGTTTGTACTATTAACTACCAAGTGAGAGGAACTGATAATTTAACCCATCATGGTTAGGTTTAGAATACGGCTCGGTGGGTCATGAATAGTTTAGCATTGAACCAATAAACAGTAGTACCATAGCATCTATAATTGTCTCAAAACTTGGAGCATTAGTATATAGGTATTGGTACTGATTTAGTTAGGATTACGGCAGCACCCTGCTATCTCCTTTGCTTGCTCGACTACCTAATAATCTTACAGTCCGAACTACCGGAATCCGGCTCTTTACCGTGTGCTTTCtatcaggcacacggcaaacaaggaGCATCCTGTAGTGAGTTCATAAGAGGTTCCCATGCATGAGCAACGGTCGGTCGATAAAGTTAACCGACACAGACACAGTATGGCATTGGGCACACTGCACCACATAAGGACGGCAATGCAAGCAGCAAGTTGCACCTCATGCAAGAACAAAATGAGAAATCAAATGCAAGCACCACATCTTGCGCTACTAGAATTCAAGCAAACTTATATAAAATGAGGAATCAAATGCAAGCACTAGTTCATCATAATATAGATAGATGGGCGCACTCATCTTAGGGAATCATAATATAAAAGCAACTAATTGATAGTACTAGGCAGATAATGCACCAAGTAAATCTTGGGCTACCATTGCAGGGATCCATCGATCCAAGTATCCAACCTCATCAGTTCCTCCTCCCATGCGCAGCTCTGACGAGCTCGGTCAGCACCAAGGGGCACCTCtctgttagtattgatctccaccgggcCAATCCAACGACCGGGCCAACCTTGACTCGTGttctgatcggggacgcccagcccaagatgaggcaggtgggcccccgtcgcgcagccctaTAAAATGGAGGTGGGGATTAGAGGCTCAGGTCATGGGGTTCGCCGCCGCTACAGTTCCTACTatccaaaccctaacccgatctagAGAGGGGGCTGTCAGCGACGGGAAGCGCCACCGGCGCCGCACCGTCGCCGCAATTGGCTCGCCGTCGACTACAACGCCGCCAACACTGCACCACGCCGACACCGCCACCCGGCGCCGCACCGTCGCCGCAACTGGCTCGCCGTCGACTACAACGCTGCCAACACTGCACCACGCCGACACCGCCTCCACGTCATCTCTGCACTGCGCGTCGCTGCCCTAGCGCAGACCCTCATCGAGGAACCAGCGGTGTCCGGCAACTCCTTCATCCAGAGAAAACACAGTAACCCCTCGATCTGCTCCTAGTGATCCGATTTTAagtctaacaatggtatcaagaGCCACTCTAGCGAGTAGATCTAGAttgggggaaaagaaaagaaagaaatttCGATCTCGGAtcaaaagaggaaaagaaagaatggATTCGATCCAAATCGGATCGAGAGAAAGAgaccctaaccctagcaagAAAGAGACGTGGCAGGCTTCCTACCTGCGCGCACCACCGCCGGCCGTCCACGACGCTGCGAGGGATGAACAGATCGGGCCGCAGttcgccggctcgccggcgctccgccgcctccgattGACGCCGCGCGTGCGCACGGGCTCTAGAGCACCACTGCGAGGCCGCTCGACGGTGGCGCGACCACGCACAGGCGAGCGCGCACACCGGCGAGGGGACCGGTGGGGCGCCGCGGCCTTCCTCCGGCCGCCATGGCTAGCTGCCGTTGCGCGTTGCAcagagaaaagagaggagaaggGGAGGACCGCGGCCACGTGCCGGCTGTGCCGCtcctcaccggcgccggcggaaaAAGGGgcggagccgcggcggcgccgcgaccCTCCGGcttccatggccgccgcggctTGGCACAAAAGCAAGAGAAAGAAGCGGAGGAGAGAAAGACTGGGCTCGGGGCCGCGCGACCATAGCACGGCCATGGTGCCTCCACCCAGACCGAACGGCGCGGCGGCAGtagcgtcgccggcggcgccgctggtCGGGCTTGAGGAAAACGGGGGAGCCTAGGGTTTGGGAGAGCCGGCCGACGCCGTGGTTTTTTTGTTCCAGCGGAAATAACGGATGACCGTCGGATTCATCCGATGGCCAGGGGCACTCGGACCCAGCTGAGCTGGGTCGATTTGGGCTTAAGGCCCAAGGGGGCTCACTGGGCCATAAGCGTAATGCGTTGAAGCTGGGCCGCCGGCCCAGGAGGGTGCTGAGCGCCGAGTGCCGCTGGGCTGGGCCGAAacgatgattttttttttctttgggccGCTGCTATGCTGCTGAGCCGGCCACATGCACAGTGAAGTTTTGAATTATAGTTTCTCTTTTTCAGAAGCATTTCTTCAAATGAATATGACTAGTTTTTTTATctctattcaaatttgaaccaacGGGATAATTTGTTTTGGAGAACAGTAAAGTTTTACAATGATATTGCTTCTGAATATTAGTATGTTTTACAAGTTTTCGCTGCAAAATAAAAGTTtcatcctctatttaaattagaaccaacgggacaatttaaatagaggaCAAGAAAGATATTAGTTTAAAGTTAATTATGATAttattattttctgaccaatgttgatgataacaatattataatttcatTGTGATTTTAAGTTCAATGTTAATTCTCTGACATTTTTTATCAAAGTGATCAATTATTCAAAGAATAGAGAAAGACAGAGAAAAGCttgtgaaagaaagaaaagttctccgctgcaataaagaaagaTAGACTCAGATGAGTTTTTCCCTGTGGGAAAAAGGTGCCTTTAAGTTTAAGGTTAAGAAAAACTTCCGCTGTTGTATGTCAAAGAAAGGATGTTTTGGCACCATTTTGCCATTGTAAGTGTCAAGCTGAGCATTAGTTtgctcttaaaagaaaagaaatttaaagtttattatgaagctgtcattttctgaccaaagtttatGATGGCAATATTATAAATTTTTATTCTAGTGAtgtgttctatttctgcccaacggtgatatagaattaAAAGTAAAGttgtatgttttaattttgaccaacgttaaattaagacatacaattcttcccaagtagagagaaattaATAGACAAAAGTTGATTCCGATCAATGCCACAGATAAAGTTTTGAGGTTACTCAGCTGTATagttgaggttaagaaagaaaagtgctGGTTCCATTTTGACTTTTAGTTGATATGGAAAGAGATGCAACAGTTTTCGAGAAGTTTTTGGTTTCTCTCACTAAAGTTTTACGGTCGTTagattttctgattaaattggaaccaacgggaAGGTTTAATCAGAAAAAAAAGTATATGCGCATGTTTTAGTCATTTTGACTGAAATTTTATCACTATAAAGTATTATCTTGTCCTTCAACAGTAAAGAtaatggttgaaatgagtttgacGCACGTTTAATTTGACCAACATTGAATTAAACATGCGTTGCAAATGCCTTTGATGTTTTATACCGCCTGTCGGAAAAGTTTTTGGCACCTGTGTCACTTATATCCTGCTTGACAGGAAAAGTTGTGATGGCTCATGTGCTACTtgagtatcacataaaagtAAAGAAGTCTTGGGGAGCTTTTAAAGTTATTCCAGCAATTCTCATGCACTACTATAGTGGCATGTTGGATAGTGACTTGAAAAGAATCGAAGGACAAAAAGAAAGTTATATGCGAACCAAGATTGCAAGCATGGCTTGTAAAAGTATAGCAAAATGAAGAACTTGATGAGTTCTTTAAAgtgcaacaaatcaagaactctgAGGAGCTCTTGAAAAGGAATAAGGAAATGTACTCCCATTATTTTGTATGACTTGGTCATATGAATAAAGTTCAAGTAATGAAAGGCTCCTCATTCACAAGTGTTGAAAATagtttcgaaattatggcaaCAAAGTTtctgccatatttcgagggggagaaagattAGAAAGATAAGAAAGATTTTGAAAGAATTTCCCCTCAAAGTTAATTCCTCAAAGCAAggatgatctattaaagtgaAGATGACTGAAAAAGGTGTACAACGGTCATAACGATGATACCCAATCATACCCTCAAAGTTAATTCCTGGAGTTTTTCAGctccaaatagaacaaaaaaaaagttgagccTCAAAGCAACTGAAAGAAAAGGTGGTGCTTAAAGCACCCTATGAGGCTTGTGAAGAACAAACCCAAACAAAAGCTTGAGGTGTCTATTCCATCTTTGTAATAGATGGGATAATCCGGGGGAGTAAAGTATGTCGAGAAGTAAGGCTTGAAGAGAAGTGGGATGGTATGTTCACTCCTATAATTCAAGCACTACAATTGTCTCAACATATGTTTTGACGTTGTATGAATGACAGAAATTGAGTGTCTCATTTATTAAAGTGGCAAGAAGTCATGGAAGATATCATGAGGCCTAGAAGGTTTAAATTTGTATTTGGAACTTAGAATAAGTTCCTAACGGAGCCAAGACAGTAGGCTATAATGGGTCTACAAAATTAAATGTGACTCCAGAGAGAACATGGAAAGTCGGTAAGCACAACTTGTGGCCAAAAGATTtatgcaaagaaaagaataagttATAATGAGACATTTTTATGGAGTCTCATGAaaggattcttttagaatcataaAATGACATTGGTCATACCTAACGAAGATTTGTACAAAAAAGTATATATacatgacataaccaaataGTTTTTGtcgtggaaagaaagaacatagGGATACTATCTGATGAAATCATATCACAGAATAGTGGTATCTAAAGTTTTATGAGAACAAAGAAAGTTTTGGGTTTTAAGTAAAGCTCAAGATGACAAATTGCAAATATACAAAGTTCAAAGTTGGGAAATTCCTTTTCCCACAAAGTTCAAAGAAGGTTATTATGACCTCTAGTTTTGATAAGAATAATCTTGGTGAAGAGTCATTCGCTCTATGAAAGAAAATTCATCGggataaaagaaaagggggTATCAGGACTATCGCAGAGAGCATACTTAGGAAAGAGTTCTAAAGATATATAGTATGCATGCGAGTAAGCCTACGCCtgtcctattgtcaagggtaatatttttagaattttcaggattccaggaaccgttatatgatcgatcaaaagaaaaggttccatgtgcttcagctgttggaagcaaaattagtgctcaaaagaatttatcCTGACATAGCGCAAATATCCGGGACattttggcagaagtccagtccagcaatagatcactggaatggagttatagaatgtttcgcaattttgcaaaatattgtcagcctcatactaagtaagaaaggaacatgtactctcaaaaagttatgagtaaaaagaattaagttttggcgaactgtttagtgaagcccacagtagtagctaacactcgcGCTTGGAGGTTTATTGTGAAAAAACTCCAaaagcaaaatagttgtgaTATCGTGGGTCGTGTACCCAAAGTTTAGCATGATATGAGGCTGCAGAATAGACAAAATGGTTGAGGAAACCTATACccggaattgataatggtagacaacagcaatatactattcgaatgttttcactcctatggcaacatgtcaagtgtgctgccaaacacattgacaatgagttatatgttgcaaaggagaaaatccagaatcatatgaaatcattgagcaccaaagtatcaagcaagtgcttgcggatccgcttactAAAGGTCTACCGcccaagtcgacatgggttttatgggaggcctatgatttctggattactaaagggTCCAAAGAAAGGTTAAAATCtattgtcggtcaaaacccaccgagtggcaggcaacacgaggagccgggaggctgTCGGGGCGCTGGCTgtcaccggtccctcggtcaacggcccagatcctggcacacgccgtcgcttccggagatgcagggcgtgccaacTGATCTATACCcaatcaggagggtgcgaacgtgtctttgacgatttgcctacaaacacagacacgtgtaaacattagtccgagccgtggtcggctccccgggacaactcttgcatcggctttaaagagccgatcgaatCCCGGtttcagattggatctgcatatccagatggtaatggataaagcaaataactgcaaaaactacttcaattaaatctagctaatctaatccacgtcggtaaaagcttcactgctagatcggaacatcctacacgtagttaggcctaacgagcgtaaaagataaccgaaccttgaccagaaaagaggcctaagaacaaacaaaagccgattcccggatcaatccctattaagatcaaggcaaagcatctaatacgtcgtcgaatcgtccaacccgtttgcaagtcctaaactagcagatattacgccaattcttaagtataaaaactaaccataacagattagatctactagataaaaaaggagcagagtgccatctctacgcgactaattccatgcaactaaatctaaagatacatggctcacatggcccaaacgctcacgcaggagccgattcgtaagcctcctttaatttcttcattaagccaaactcactcgcggcccattaattaacctgttaatttatggcgataacaaaaTCTTATTTCAATAAAAAAAGGTACATTATGGCTGTTAAGTCTGATGGTAACTAATAACCATCATAATGATCTGCAATGAGATGAGGCCAATAGCAAAGCAACTAAAGAGAAAGTAAAGAGTTAAGTTTaaattgagaaattttaaagtacaaagatgagatcaaaggggagaatgttagtattgatctccaccgggccagtccaacgaccgggccaaccttgactcgcgtcctgatcggggacgccagcCCAAGataaggctggtgggcccccgtcgcgcagccctataaagTGAAGGTGGGGATTAGAGGCTCAGGTCATAGGGTTCGCCGCCACTACAGTTCCCACTatccaaaccctaacccgatctagAGAGGGGGGTTGTCAGCGACGGGAAGCACCACCGGCGCCGTGCTGTCGTCGCAACTGGCTCGCGGTCGACTACAACACCGCCAACACTGCACCACGCCGACACCGTCACCACATCATCTCTGCACTGCGCGTCGCTGCCCTAGCACCGACCCTCATCGAGGAACCAGCGGTGTCCGGCAACTCCTTCATCCAAAGAAAACACAGTAACCCCTCGATCTGCTCCTAATGATCCGATTTTAAGTCTAACACTCTCCACTAGATGCCTGTACCCGTCCGTCACCAAGACCGCATCGAAAGTTTCCGGCGACCTGGTGATGAAGTCGATGCACTTGGCCTTGAGCAACGAgcagttgtgcagctccgccaGAGCcagcgtcgtcgccgccgtgtCGACGTCGATGCCGCCGGAGATCTTGCCCTCGCAGATGAGCTTCAGCCTGTCGAGCCCGTACCTGTCAAAATTTGCTCGGAGTTAGATTTCGTACGCGGTGTTGCAGTCTTGCAGACTTGCAGTCTAAAACGAAATTGGGGATAACCAGTCCTGGAAAGTAAAACCGCGCGTACCTGTCAGCTGCTGCGAGTAGGCGCTGAGCCATAGCCGCCACCGCAGGCTCCTCGTCAAGCTCCGGAACCATGTCGGTGTAGATGAAGTGGAGCATGGCCTTGAAGACGGCAGCCTCCATGTCCTGGATCCGAACAGACTGGGATCTCCTCTCGTTCATGTGACCGAAGAACTCGGCCATGAAGACAGGCGACCTTGCAGAAAGGATGTTCTTGTGGGCAGGAAAGCGCTCGCCGGAGTCAAGCACAAACGTGACGTCTGCTCCCCTCCGGCTCTGCAAGAGCTCCGCAAGGTGCCGGTGCAAATCGGAGGTTGGCAAGGGCGCCTCCGTAACAGTCGGGATGACTACAGTAGCCAGTTCCTTGAGCACGGTGAGGGTGCATTGCACGGTCAGAGAATCATTCACGAGATAACCCGATGACGGAACCTCATCTCTCCTCACCAGGAGAACTTCAGGTGAGGTTCGTCCTCCCCCGTTCCTGCCGAATGCGTAGCACACACTCTTCTCTTCAGAAGGATCACGATTCCGGCTTGGATCTACAAGCCGGCAGCTTAGGTTCGCCATCACCACGCCCGGTTCACTGACAAGGATGAGCTTTGCACTTACCCAGGTCAAGTAACATTTGTAGTCCGCAGGATAGAAATGGACCTCCCACTCGTGGCCGCCGACGTTCCATCTGGACTTGACGCATTCCGAACTGCGCATGGCCGCGGTCGCGGAATAGCCATCGATCTTGAGGAGCCGCACCGAGCGCAGAGCCTCGGTGAGGTTGGTGCGGTCATGTTCCATGGCGAAGCAGGCTGCAGGACTCAAGGGAGTGGTTTCGTTTCGTCTAGCCGCCTGGGCAAGGGTGGTGGAAGCGGCGGACTAGGTAGATGGCTTTGCTACTCCtgctttgggtttgggtttgagtGGCATCGAGCTCTCCTCCTCGATCATCATTTATACAGTGCTCCACTTAACGCCGGCGACTGCTCGGGTGAAGAGACGAGAGGCACGCGGAGCATTCGACCTCGGAACTTGGAAACGAACGGGCCAATAGAGGTGATCAGTCAATGCGGCGGAGATGGAATACCATTCGTTAGCACTCGCCCGTTAACCGCAAcaattagagcaagtattatgatgAGCTGCAAACCAGCTGAATCCCTGTTggtggagagagaaaagaagagagagtAACAGGCGGGCGTTTCGTGAAACGCCGGCTTGAAGCGGGCGAACTGTGGGGTTCTATTCGCTGCATGCACGGCTGCGCTTCCGCTGGTTGGTTGCATGTGCTGCTACACAACGCTGGAGACTGCTGCCGTGCCACGCTGGCCTTTATTTCACCAGCAAGCGGGCGAAATTATTGCCGTTGCTCTTAATCAGCGGAGCTCAAGCGGCTGGGGTGCCATTCATTCATCACTCGCTTCAAAATCTTTCCCGTTGCCCTAAAAAAAACGTTCCCGTTTCAAATTTCAAAGGTGCACTAGTAGCGTTACAATCTAACAGCTGACCACGATTCTTTTTCTTGAAAAAGTTGACTGGATGTACCCTCGTTCTTGTAATTGTTCCACAACGTTCGCAACATTCGTTCAGTGTTTTTACAATGTGCGAACTGGATGCAACGCTACAGCCGTATCGCGTCCTACAATCTTTCGATTGCTACTAACCCTAGAAAAAACATTACAATGCAGCAAAACTGTGTTTTGCTTCAGTTACAAGCCAGGACAGCAATACAGGAGCAACTGCTCACATTTTGGGCCGTTGCAAAAGCATGAGATAGACTAGCTGCAACCAGCAATACATGACAATCGAAAGCACTGAGCTCGTCATCCCTCCGCCTACAAGCATCTCGTCCCCAGTCACCAATGCTCGGCACGGCAAATCTGGAGACGTGCCAGCACCTCCCTGATGCTGCTCCGTTTACTTCAGAGCGTTCATGTGGCCTTCACATGGTTGTAGAAGCGGTGCTCCAGCAATCTCCAGTGATATTCAGGTTTATATGTTCAGAAAGGTCTGCTCCGCTCCTTTTGTGTGTTGTCACCTTACAGGTCTGGCCAGCGGGGCATACTTTGAAGAGTTCATTTCTGCTACAAAATACTTTTGTCACCACCGAGGGCCTAGGGAGCAAATGAGGTTTCCCAATTTTAGTTTGTCACCCAAAGGCAAAATCCCTTATAGTGTACCTTGGCAACAGATACCAACATACCATTGGCGAGAGGTGAAATGATCTAACAATCATAGCATCAATGGATGAGCATGAGATATGCACTTACCCAGCGTTACATGAATGAGCTCTTCCAGAAAAGGTACAAGAGCAGCCATCCATGTATGCAGCAC
Proteins encoded:
- the LOC120671595 gene encoding uncharacterized protein LOC120671595; translation: MAKSHRRLFPMLLLLCISISSIVVPSVASSSLLSFDVHFSRWGYDPQEVLFHQTSPRNLSSHGARERDVYTGHQEKVVLRRNKKKNFVPSTCDCSRIDGLMYARPALLRGPATGEVASFKMTLCVRINRGEAGSSNGVRTGLFLFLVPYPWNRDDTRKIEVGLDSNCPAMMDGPSLGSDPVVCAHVHYDSEEELLKANIRVGDRSCLCVRKIDRGRMPREAAVGFASTIAGDPIKLENVLTWAFHSTLEPKKKQDPPRLPPGAATGADGSSSGEQQVRLDPWNRNAELNFRYRRNWQQNWQLTCSISVSLSYGNANEGMD
- the LOC120671381 gene encoding BTB/POZ and MATH domain-containing protein 1-like, coding for MEHDRTNLTEALRSVRLLKIDGYSATAAMRSSECVKSRWNVGGHEWEVHFYPADYKCYLTWVSAKLILVSEPGVVMANLSCRLVDPSRNRDPSEEKSVCYAFGRNGGGRTSPEVLLVRRDEVPSSGYLVNDSLTVQCTLTVLKELATVVIPTVTEAPLPTSDLHRHLAELLQSRRGADVTFVLDSGERFPAHKNILSARSPVFMAEFFGHMNERRSQSVRIQDMEAAVFKAMLHFIYTDMVPELDEEPAVAAMAQRLLAAADRYGLDRLKLICEGKISGGIDVDTAATTLALAELHNCSLLKAKCIDFITRSPETFDAVLVTDGYRHLVESVRLKIGSLGADRGVTVFSLDEGVAGHRWFLDEGRC